In the genome of Streptomyces pactum, one region contains:
- a CDS encoding HpcH/HpaI aldolase/citrate lyase family protein: MRHFGHLPAEVRRELFHREPGEFTVHSPARTLATALGATLYSPATRPRLADDIVKQAGRGVVSMVLCLEDSIDDADVADAEENLVRQFADLLDRALDDTLPLLFIRVRTPGQILQLVRRLGPSVRLLSGFVLPKFTEESGVPFLEALTAAETPEIRRHIGGRRLFAMPVLESPELLHLETRADTLGGIARTVDKYRDRVLALRLGVTDFCSAYGLRRAPDITAYDVKLIAGVIADVVNMLGRADGTGFTVTGPVWEYFKPHERMFKPQLRRSPFTGSAEALRAALIEHDMDGLLREIELDRANGLQGKTCIHPTHVALVHALSVVSHEEFSDAGDILGPERSGGGVLRSAYTNKMNEVKPHRAWAERTMLRAEAFGVAREDIGFVELLGAGLGTS; this comes from the coding sequence ATGCGGCATTTCGGGCACCTACCGGCTGAGGTGCGGAGGGAGCTGTTCCACCGGGAACCCGGGGAGTTCACCGTCCATTCGCCGGCCCGCACGCTGGCCACCGCGCTCGGCGCCACCCTCTACAGCCCCGCGACCCGGCCCCGCCTCGCCGACGACATCGTCAAACAGGCAGGTCGCGGCGTGGTGTCCATGGTGCTCTGCCTGGAGGACTCCATCGACGACGCCGATGTGGCGGACGCCGAGGAGAACCTGGTGCGCCAGTTCGCCGACCTGCTGGACCGCGCGCTCGACGACACGCTGCCGCTCCTCTTCATCCGGGTCCGCACGCCCGGGCAGATCCTCCAGCTCGTCCGGCGACTGGGTCCGTCGGTCCGCCTGCTGTCCGGATTCGTACTCCCCAAGTTCACCGAGGAGAGCGGCGTCCCGTTCCTGGAGGCGCTCACGGCCGCCGAGACACCCGAGATACGCCGGCACATCGGCGGGCGACGGCTGTTCGCCATGCCCGTCCTGGAATCGCCCGAACTGCTCCACCTGGAGACCCGCGCCGACACCCTCGGCGGCATCGCCCGCACCGTCGACAAGTACCGCGACCGGGTCCTCGCCCTGCGGCTGGGCGTCACCGACTTCTGCTCGGCCTACGGGCTGCGCCGGGCCCCCGACATCACCGCCTACGACGTGAAGCTGATCGCCGGGGTCATCGCCGACGTGGTGAACATGCTCGGGCGGGCCGACGGCACCGGATTCACCGTCACCGGGCCGGTGTGGGAGTACTTCAAGCCCCACGAGCGGATGTTCAAACCGCAGTTGCGGCGCAGCCCCTTCACCGGCAGCGCCGAGGCGCTGCGCGCGGCGCTCATCGAGCACGACATGGACGGCCTGCTGCGGGAGATCGAGCTCGACCGCGCCAACGGGCTGCAGGGCAAGACCTGCATACACCCCACCCACGTGGCGCTGGTGCACGCCCTCTCGGTGGTCAGCCACGAGGAGTTCAGCGACGCCGGCGACATCCTCGGACCCGAGCGCAGCGGGGGCGGGGTGCTGCGCTCGGCGTACACCAACAAGATGAACGAGGTGAAGCCGCACCGCGCCTGGGCCGAGCGGACCATGCTCCGGGCCGAGGCGTTCGGAGTGGCCCGGGAGGACATCGGCTTCGTGGAGCTGCTGGGCGCGGGACTGGGGACGTCGTGA
- a CDS encoding TerD family protein, with the protein MTHTMLKGSNIPLDATAVRAVLRWAPGADVPDVDASALLLSDGRVRSDEDFVFYNQPRHPSGLVRHLPKKRVTEGLTDTVEADLAALEAGVDRVVLAASADGGPFGLVRDLTLLLYDAAAPAEPIALFPVTAETGRETAMICGELYRRGEGWKFRALGQGYESGLVGLATEFGISVDDGESADGATRAGERPATAPAPPPQQPVPAPPVPQSAPPGPHASGVATRPTPLPPPAPPGPPPVPQPTGPGYGDDPWAPAARQPAGSGYGYPQMPPAPPPQPPAVPGHGYPAPAAQQPGQPGQPPQAGYGYPPHPPYGYPQQARPVPDPAFTLPPQGPPGQTFCLYPRPHCSPQP; encoded by the coding sequence ATGACGCACACCATGCTGAAGGGATCGAACATCCCGCTGGACGCCACGGCGGTGCGGGCCGTTCTGCGCTGGGCACCCGGCGCGGACGTGCCGGACGTGGACGCCTCGGCGCTGCTGCTCTCCGACGGCCGTGTGCGCTCGGACGAGGACTTCGTCTTCTACAACCAGCCCCGCCACCCGTCGGGACTGGTCCGGCACCTGCCCAAGAAGCGCGTGACCGAGGGGCTCACCGACACCGTCGAGGCGGACCTGGCGGCGCTGGAGGCCGGCGTGGACCGGGTGGTGCTGGCGGCGTCGGCGGACGGCGGACCGTTCGGCCTGGTACGGGATCTGACGCTGCTGCTGTACGACGCGGCGGCTCCCGCCGAACCCATCGCGCTCTTCCCGGTGACCGCCGAGACCGGCCGCGAGACCGCGATGATCTGCGGCGAGCTGTACCGGCGCGGCGAGGGCTGGAAGTTCCGCGCGCTGGGCCAGGGGTACGAGTCCGGACTGGTCGGCCTGGCCACCGAGTTCGGCATCTCGGTGGACGACGGTGAGTCGGCGGACGGGGCCACCCGCGCGGGGGAGCGCCCGGCCACCGCGCCGGCGCCGCCCCCGCAGCAGCCCGTACCGGCGCCGCCGGTACCGCAGTCGGCGCCGCCCGGGCCGCACGCCTCGGGTGTGGCCACCCGGCCCACGCCGCTGCCGCCGCCGGCGCCGCCGGGCCCGCCTCCGGTACCGCAGCCCACCGGCCCCGGCTACGGGGACGACCCGTGGGCCCCCGCCGCGCGGCAGCCGGCCGGCTCGGGGTACGGCTACCCGCAGATGCCGCCGGCCCCGCCGCCGCAGCCGCCCGCGGTCCCCGGCCACGGGTACCCGGCGCCCGCCGCCCAGCAGCCGGGGCAGCCCGGGCAGCCGCCGCAGGCCGGTTACGGCTACCCGCCGCACCCGCCGTACGGCTACCCCCAGCAGGCCCGGCCGGTGCCGGACCCGGCGTTCACCCTGCCGCCGCAGGGCCCGCCCGGTCAGACCTTCTGCTTGTATCCGCGCCCCCACTGCAGCCCCCAGCCGTAG
- a CDS encoding TerD family protein, translating into MVELTRRRPSISLTKQGAVSGNLRVNLSWRMRTSDFNAGRSGFGRDSWRNPLKMFKPEVVQAQGTAMVNVDLDLACLYELQSGAKGVVQPLGDFFGDLNSPPYVKLSGDDRFGSGSGETIFVNMDHKDDIKRLLVFVYIYDGTPAFDRTQAVVTLYPSSGPRVEISLDERAPEARSCAVVLIENVKGEMVVRREVKYVYGFQSELDRLYGWGLQWGRGYKQKV; encoded by the coding sequence GTGGTCGAGCTGACCAGGCGTCGCCCCAGCATCTCGCTGACCAAGCAGGGCGCGGTGAGCGGCAACCTCCGCGTCAACCTCTCCTGGCGGATGCGGACCTCCGACTTCAACGCCGGGCGGAGCGGCTTCGGCCGCGACTCCTGGCGCAATCCGCTGAAGATGTTCAAGCCCGAGGTGGTGCAGGCCCAGGGCACCGCGATGGTCAACGTGGACCTCGACCTGGCCTGCCTGTACGAGCTGCAGAGCGGCGCCAAGGGCGTGGTGCAGCCGCTGGGCGACTTCTTCGGCGACCTCAACTCCCCGCCGTACGTGAAGCTCAGCGGCGACGACCGGTTCGGCTCCGGCTCCGGCGAGACCATCTTCGTCAACATGGATCACAAGGACGACATCAAGCGGCTGCTGGTGTTCGTCTACATCTACGACGGCACACCGGCCTTCGACCGGACCCAGGCCGTGGTGACCCTCTACCCCAGCAGCGGCCCCCGGGTGGAGATCTCCCTGGACGAGCGCGCCCCGGAGGCCCGCTCCTGCGCCGTGGTGCTGATCGAGAACGTCAAGGGGGAGATGGTGGTGCGCCGCGAGGTGAAGTACGTCTACGGCTTCCAGTCGGAGCTGGACCGGCTCTACGGCTGGGGGCTGCAGTGGGGGCGCGGATACAAGCAGAAGGTCTGA
- a CDS encoding DUF475 domain-containing protein produces MLLKTFGWSFAVTAGGLALAGVLWGWKGLAIVGILSILEISLSFDNAVINAGILRKMNAFWQKIFLTIGILIAVFGMRLVFPILIVTITAKMGPIEAIDLAINDKEQYEHLVTAAHPSIAAFGGMFLLMIFLDFIFEERDIKWLAWIERPLAKLGKLETLSIVVALGALLFTASTFAEDVAHGGGDKSATVLLSGVAGLLTYLVVGGISGYFEGKLEEEDEAEEESGEDGAEAAKKPGGPTVVGLAGKAAFFLFLYLEVIDASFSFDGVIGAFAITNDIFEMALGLGIGAMYIRSLTVFLVNKGTLDDYVYLEHGAHYAIGSLAVLLLVTIKYEINEVITGGLGVALIGLSYWSSVVRNRREAAANSGKEVSSGV; encoded by the coding sequence GTGCTCCTGAAAACCTTTGGTTGGTCGTTCGCCGTCACGGCGGGTGGGCTGGCCCTGGCCGGAGTCCTCTGGGGGTGGAAGGGGCTCGCGATCGTCGGGATCCTCTCGATCCTGGAGATCTCACTGTCGTTCGACAATGCGGTGATCAACGCCGGCATCCTGCGGAAGATGAACGCCTTCTGGCAGAAGATCTTCCTGACCATCGGCATTCTGATCGCCGTCTTCGGTATGCGTCTCGTCTTTCCGATCCTGATCGTGACGATCACGGCGAAGATGGGGCCCATCGAGGCGATCGACCTGGCCATCAACGACAAGGAACAGTACGAGCACCTGGTCACCGCGGCGCACCCGTCGATCGCGGCCTTCGGTGGGATGTTCCTGCTCATGATCTTCCTCGACTTCATCTTCGAGGAGCGTGACATCAAGTGGCTGGCGTGGATCGAGCGCCCGCTGGCCAAGCTGGGCAAGCTGGAGACCCTCTCCATCGTGGTGGCGCTGGGCGCGCTGCTCTTCACCGCCAGCACCTTCGCCGAGGACGTGGCGCACGGCGGCGGGGACAAGTCCGCCACGGTGCTGCTCTCCGGTGTCGCCGGTCTGCTCACCTACCTGGTGGTCGGCGGCATCTCCGGCTACTTCGAGGGCAAGCTGGAGGAGGAGGACGAGGCCGAGGAGGAGAGCGGTGAGGACGGTGCCGAGGCGGCGAAGAAGCCGGGCGGCCCGACCGTCGTCGGCCTCGCCGGCAAGGCGGCGTTCTTCCTCTTCCTCTACCTGGAGGTCATCGACGCCTCCTTCTCCTTCGACGGTGTCATCGGCGCCTTCGCCATCACCAACGACATCTTCGAGATGGCCCTGGGTCTGGGCATCGGCGCCATGTACATCCGGTCGCTGACCGTCTTCCTGGTCAACAAGGGCACCCTGGACGACTACGTCTACCTGGAGCACGGCGCGCACTACGCCATCGGCTCGCTCGCCGTCCTGCTGCTGGTCACCATCAAGTACGAGATCAACGAGGTGATCACCGGCGGGCTCGGTGTGGCCCTGATCGGTCTGTCGTACTGGTCGTCGGTGGTCCGCAACCGCCGGGAGGCGGCGGCGAACTCCGGGAAGGAAGTGTCCTCGGGGGTCTGA
- a CDS encoding TerD family protein has product MGVTLAKGGNVSLSKAAPNLTKVLVGLGWDARSTTGAPFDLDASALLCRAGRVLGDEYFVFYNNLTSPEGSVEHTGDNLTGEGDGDDESIVVDLSAVPAQVDKIVFPVSIHDADARGQTFGQVSNAFIRVVNQADGVELARYDLSEDASGETAMIFGEVYRYNEEWKFRAVGQGYASGLRGIALDFGVNVS; this is encoded by the coding sequence ATGGGTGTCACGCTCGCCAAGGGGGGCAACGTCTCCCTCTCGAAGGCCGCGCCGAACCTGACCAAGGTGCTGGTCGGTCTCGGCTGGGACGCGCGCTCCACCACCGGGGCCCCGTTCGACCTGGACGCCAGCGCGCTGCTCTGCCGCGCCGGCCGCGTCCTGGGGGACGAGTACTTCGTCTTCTACAACAACCTCACCAGCCCCGAGGGCTCGGTGGAGCACACCGGCGACAACCTCACCGGCGAGGGCGACGGCGACGACGAGTCGATCGTGGTGGACCTCTCCGCCGTCCCGGCCCAGGTGGACAAGATCGTCTTCCCGGTGTCGATCCATGACGCCGACGCCCGGGGCCAGACCTTCGGCCAGGTCAGCAACGCGTTCATCCGGGTGGTGAACCAGGCGGACGGCGTCGAGCTGGCTCGCTACGACCTCTCCGAGGACGCCTCCGGGGAGACCGCGATGATCTTCGGCGAGGTCTACCGCTACAACGAGGAGTGGAAGTTCCGGGCGGTGGGGCAGGGGTACGCGTCCGGCCTGCGCGGCATCGCTCTAGACTTCGGGGTCAATGTTTCGTAA
- a CDS encoding TerD family protein — translation MGVSLSKGGNVSLTKEAPNLTAVIVGLGWDARTTTGTDFDLDASAILTNAEGKVSTDQNFVFFNNLKSPDGSVEHTGDNITGEGEGDDEQIKVNLAAVPADVAKIVFPVSIYDAETRQQSFGQVRNAFIRVVNQADNTELARYDLSEDASTETAMVFGELYRHGAEWKFRAVGQGYASGLRGIAQDFGVNV, via the coding sequence GTGGGAGTCAGCCTCAGCAAGGGCGGCAACGTCTCGCTGACCAAGGAAGCGCCGAACCTGACCGCGGTGATCGTCGGTCTGGGCTGGGACGCCCGTACCACCACTGGTACTGACTTCGACCTCGACGCCAGTGCCATCCTGACGAACGCGGAGGGCAAGGTCTCCACCGACCAGAACTTCGTGTTCTTCAACAACCTCAAGAGCCCGGACGGCTCCGTGGAGCACACCGGTGACAACATCACCGGTGAGGGCGAGGGCGACGACGAGCAGATCAAGGTGAACCTGGCCGCCGTCCCGGCCGACGTCGCCAAGATCGTGTTCCCGGTGTCGATCTACGACGCCGAGACCCGTCAGCAGAGCTTCGGCCAGGTGCGCAACGCGTTCATCCGCGTCGTCAACCAGGCCGACAACACCGAGCTGGCGCGCTACGACCTCAGCGAGGACGCCTCCACCGAGACCGCCATGGTCTTCGGTGAGCTGTACCGGCACGGCGCCGAGTGGAAGTTCCGGGCCGTGGGCCAGGGCTACGCCTCCGGCCTGCGCGGCATCGCGCAGGACTTCGGCGTCAACGTCTGA
- a CDS encoding peroxiredoxin: MAIEAGTKAPDFELKNQHGETVRLADFRGEKNVVLLFYPFAFTGVCTGELCALRDELPKFVNDDVQLLAVSNDSPFSLRVFAEQEGLEYPLLSDFWPHGETSRAYGVFDEEKGCAVRGTFVIDKEGVVRWTVVNGLPDARDLNDYVKALESL; encoded by the coding sequence ATGGCGATAGAGGCCGGTACGAAGGCCCCGGACTTCGAGCTGAAGAACCAGCACGGGGAGACGGTCCGTCTCGCGGACTTCCGCGGCGAGAAGAACGTCGTGCTGCTCTTCTACCCGTTCGCCTTCACCGGGGTGTGCACCGGTGAGCTGTGCGCGCTCCGCGACGAGCTGCCGAAGTTCGTCAACGACGACGTGCAGCTGCTCGCGGTCTCCAACGACTCGCCGTTCTCGCTGCGCGTCTTCGCCGAGCAGGAGGGCCTGGAGTACCCGCTGCTGTCGGACTTCTGGCCGCACGGCGAGACCAGCCGCGCCTACGGCGTCTTCGACGAGGAGAAGGGCTGCGCGGTCCGCGGCACCTTCGTCATCGACAAGGAGGGCGTGGTGCGCTGGACGGTCGTCAACGGCCTGCCGGACGCCCGCGACCTCAACGACTACGTGAAGGCTCTCGAAAGCCTGTAA
- a CDS encoding DUF3052 domain-containing protein, whose product MSATADHAEERTNPAAKLGFEPGQVVQEIGFDDDVDQDLREGIESVIGQDLVDEDYDDVADVVLLWFRDEDGDLTDALVDAIGLLDEGGFIWLLTPKTGRDGYIEPSDISDAAQTAGLSQTKSISAAKDWAGSRLVAPRR is encoded by the coding sequence GTGAGCGCGACCGCGGACCACGCGGAGGAGCGGACCAACCCGGCGGCAAAGCTGGGGTTCGAGCCCGGACAGGTGGTCCAGGAGATCGGCTTCGACGACGACGTCGACCAGGATCTCCGTGAAGGCATCGAGTCCGTCATCGGCCAGGACCTCGTCGATGAGGACTACGACGACGTGGCCGACGTCGTCCTGCTGTGGTTCCGGGACGAGGACGGTGACCTGACGGACGCGCTGGTGGATGCCATCGGCCTGCTCGACGAGGGCGGCTTCATCTGGCTGCTGACCCCCAAGACCGGGCGCGACGGCTACATCGAGCCGAGCGACATCAGCGACGCCGCCCAGACCGCCGGCCTGTCCCAGACCAAGAGCATCAGCGCCGCCAAGGACTGGGCCGGCAGCCGGCTGGTCGCCCCCCGGCGCTGA
- the aceE gene encoding pyruvate dehydrogenase (acetyl-transferring), homodimeric type — protein sequence MASGSDRNPIIIGGLPSQVPDFDPEETQEWLDSLDAAVDERGRERARYLMLRLIERAREKRVAVPEMRSTDYVNTIATKDEPFFPGNEEIERKILNATRWNAAVMVSRAQRPGIGVGGHIATFASSASLYDVGFNHFFRGKDEGDGGDQIFFQGHASPGVYARAFLLDRLSEPQLDAFRQEKSKAPYGLSSYPHPRSMPDFWEFPTVSMGLGPLGAIYQARMNRYMEARGIADTSRSHVWAFLGDGEMDEPESLGQLSLAAREGLDNLTFVVNCNLQRLDGPVRGNGKIIQELESVFRGAGWNVIKLVWDRSWDPLLAQDRDGILVNKLNTTPDGQFQTYATETGAYIREHFFGDDHRLRKMVENMTDDQILHLGRGGHDHRKIYAAYAAAKAHKGQPTVILAQTVKGWTLGPNFEGRNATHQMKKLTVDDLKRFRDRLHLPIADKELESGLPPYYHPGRDSEEIQYMHDRRKSLGGYVPTRVVRSKPLNLPDDKTYAALKKGSGQQQIATTMAFVRLLKDLMRDKEIGKRFVPIAPDEYRTFGMDSLFPSAKIYNPLGQTYEAVDRELLLAYKESPTGQMLHDGISEAGCTASLIAAGSAHATHGEPLIPVYVFYSMFGFQRTGDQFWQMADQLARGFVLGATAGRTTLTGEGLQHADGHSQLLASTNPAVVAYDPAFGFEIAHIVQDGLRRMYGSSPEHPQGEDVFYYLTVYNEPIRHPAEPDGVDTEGILKGLYRFKQGEKGAIPAQILASGVAVPWAIEAQRILAEEWNVKADVWSATSWNELRRDAVATEEYNLLHPEEEQRVPYVTTALAGAEGPKIAVSDWMRAVPDQIARWVPGAYQSLGADGFGFADTRGAARRFFHIDAESVVLAVLTELAKEGKIDRSALKQAIDRYQLLDVAAADPGAAGGDA from the coding sequence GTGGCTTCCGGATCCGATCGCAACCCGATCATCATTGGCGGCCTTCCCAGCCAGGTCCCGGACTTCGATCCCGAAGAGACCCAGGAGTGGCTCGACTCGCTCGACGCGGCCGTCGACGAGCGAGGCCGGGAACGTGCCCGCTACCTGATGCTCCGCCTGATCGAGCGCGCCCGCGAGAAGCGCGTCGCCGTGCCCGAGATGCGCAGCACGGACTACGTCAACACCATCGCGACCAAGGACGAGCCGTTCTTCCCGGGCAACGAGGAGATCGAGCGCAAGATCCTCAACGCCACCCGCTGGAACGCCGCGGTGATGGTGTCCCGCGCGCAGCGCCCCGGGATCGGCGTCGGCGGGCACATCGCCACCTTCGCCTCCTCCGCCTCGCTGTACGACGTCGGCTTCAACCACTTCTTCCGCGGCAAGGACGAGGGCGACGGCGGCGACCAGATCTTCTTCCAGGGCCACGCGTCCCCGGGCGTCTACGCCCGCGCGTTCCTGCTGGACCGCCTCAGCGAGCCGCAGCTGGACGCCTTCCGCCAGGAGAAGTCGAAGGCGCCGTACGGCCTGTCCAGCTACCCGCACCCGCGGTCGATGCCGGACTTCTGGGAGTTCCCGACCGTCTCCATGGGCCTGGGCCCGCTCGGCGCCATCTACCAGGCGCGCATGAACCGCTACATGGAGGCGCGCGGCATCGCCGACACCTCCCGCAGCCACGTCTGGGCGTTCCTCGGCGACGGCGAGATGGACGAGCCGGAGTCGCTGGGCCAGCTGTCGCTGGCGGCGCGCGAGGGCCTGGACAACCTGACCTTCGTGGTCAACTGCAACCTGCAGCGGCTGGACGGCCCGGTGCGCGGCAACGGGAAGATCATCCAGGAGCTGGAGTCGGTCTTCCGCGGCGCCGGCTGGAACGTGATCAAGCTGGTGTGGGACCGCAGCTGGGACCCGCTGCTCGCGCAGGACCGCGACGGCATCCTGGTGAACAAGCTGAACACCACCCCGGACGGGCAGTTCCAGACGTACGCCACCGAGACCGGCGCGTACATCCGGGAGCACTTCTTCGGCGACGACCACCGCCTGCGCAAGATGGTCGAGAACATGACCGACGACCAGATCCTCCACCTGGGTCGCGGCGGTCACGACCACCGCAAGATCTACGCGGCGTACGCGGCGGCCAAGGCGCACAAGGGCCAGCCGACGGTGATCCTGGCGCAGACGGTCAAGGGCTGGACGCTCGGCCCGAACTTCGAGGGCCGCAACGCGACCCACCAGATGAAGAAGCTGACCGTCGACGACCTCAAGCGCTTCCGGGACCGGCTGCACCTGCCGATCGCGGACAAGGAGCTGGAGTCGGGCCTGCCGCCGTACTACCACCCCGGCCGGGACTCCGAAGAGATCCAGTACATGCACGACCGGCGCAAGTCGCTGGGCGGGTACGTGCCCACCCGGGTGGTGCGGTCCAAGCCGCTGAACCTGCCGGACGACAAGACCTACGCCGCGCTGAAGAAGGGCTCCGGCCAGCAGCAGATCGCCACCACCATGGCGTTCGTGCGGCTGCTGAAGGACCTGATGCGGGACAAGGAGATCGGCAAGCGGTTCGTGCCGATCGCGCCGGACGAGTACCGCACCTTCGGCATGGACTCGCTCTTCCCGTCCGCCAAGATCTACAACCCGCTGGGCCAGACCTACGAGGCCGTGGACCGCGAGCTGCTGCTCGCCTACAAGGAGTCGCCGACCGGGCAGATGCTGCACGACGGCATCTCCGAGGCCGGCTGCACCGCGTCCCTGATCGCGGCCGGCTCGGCGCACGCCACGCACGGCGAACCGCTGATCCCGGTCTACGTCTTCTACTCGATGTTCGGGTTCCAGCGCACCGGTGACCAGTTCTGGCAGATGGCCGACCAGCTGGCGCGCGGCTTCGTGCTCGGCGCCACCGCCGGCCGCACCACGCTGACCGGTGAGGGCCTCCAGCACGCCGACGGCCACTCCCAGCTGCTCGCCTCCACCAACCCGGCCGTGGTGGCGTACGACCCGGCGTTCGGCTTCGAGATCGCGCACATCGTCCAGGACGGTCTGCGCCGGATGTACGGCTCGTCGCCGGAGCACCCGCAGGGCGAGGACGTCTTCTACTACCTCACCGTCTACAACGAGCCGATCCGGCACCCGGCGGAGCCCGACGGCGTGGACACCGAGGGCATCCTCAAGGGCCTGTACCGCTTCAAGCAGGGCGAGAAGGGCGCGATCCCCGCGCAGATCCTCGCCTCCGGTGTGGCGGTGCCGTGGGCGATCGAGGCCCAGCGCATCCTCGCCGAGGAGTGGAACGTCAAGGCGGACGTGTGGTCGGCGACCTCCTGGAACGAGCTGCGCCGCGACGCGGTCGCGACCGAGGAGTACAACCTGCTCCACCCGGAGGAGGAGCAGCGGGTGCCGTACGTGACCACCGCGCTGGCCGGCGCCGAGGGGCCGAAGATCGCCGTCTCCGACTGGATGCGGGCGGTCCCGGACCAGATCGCGCGCTGGGTGCCGGGCGCCTACCAGTCGCTGGGCGCCGACGGCTTCGGCTTCGCCGACACCCGCGGGGCGGCCCGCCGGTTCTTCCACATCGACGCGGAATCGGTGGTGCTGGCGGTCCTCACCGAGCTGGCCAAGGAGGGCAAGATCGACCGCTCCGCGCTGAAGCAGGCGATCGACCGCTACCAGCTGCTCGACGTGGCGGCGGCCGACCCGGGCGCGGCGGGCGGCGACGCCTGA
- a CDS encoding polysaccharide lyase 6 family protein, giving the protein MTSQSVRGDDAHRTAAAAAPVVTVDDVASLRKALAEARPGQRIEVAPGQYRPDKPLRITRSGTEDEPITIISARRGKAVFDGESSFDFDDEARVEHVVISGFQFRQSTMLRIRSAARHIRITRNLFEFDEPSGKNTWLMVEADDTRVDRNTFRNKASEGVFLQINGPGDSVAKRVRVDRNLFHDHTFDGANGGEAIRLGYGDKGPAVAGAVISQNLFLRCHGDDEVVSVKCSGNTVRDNTVAEGKRGSIVLRAGNDTEVSGNFLSGTAGIRVCGDDHRVFNNHVRGTTGLVLDSGDATHQPARRALVVHNTVVIDSDRPALNVRADATPPSEVTVAANILVSRGKAVRTPGRPKNFTWRGNVVAKDRGELPEGGGVVADPRLKADAAGVFRLTADSLKVDAIKSAPGPYPDVVTDINGRKRPAVGHAGAEQFETAPEQTRTPLTPEDVGPSAG; this is encoded by the coding sequence ATGACCAGCCAGTCCGTCCGAGGGGACGACGCCCACCGCACCGCCGCTGCCGCCGCGCCGGTGGTGACGGTGGACGACGTGGCGTCGCTGCGGAAGGCGCTCGCCGAGGCCCGCCCCGGTCAGCGCATCGAGGTGGCGCCGGGCCAGTACCGGCCGGACAAGCCGCTGCGGATCACCCGGTCCGGCACCGAGGACGAGCCGATCACCATCATCTCCGCGCGCCGGGGCAAGGCGGTGTTCGACGGGGAGAGCAGCTTCGACTTCGACGACGAGGCGCGCGTCGAGCACGTGGTGATATCGGGCTTCCAGTTCCGGCAGTCCACCATGCTCCGGATCCGGTCCGCCGCCCGGCACATCCGGATCACCCGCAACCTCTTCGAGTTCGACGAACCGTCGGGGAAGAACACCTGGCTGATGGTGGAGGCCGACGACACCCGGGTGGACCGGAACACCTTCCGCAACAAGGCGTCCGAGGGCGTCTTCCTGCAGATCAACGGCCCCGGGGACTCGGTGGCCAAGCGGGTGCGGGTGGACCGCAACCTCTTCCACGACCACACCTTCGACGGCGCCAACGGCGGCGAGGCGATCCGGCTCGGCTACGGCGACAAGGGCCCGGCGGTCGCCGGTGCGGTGATCTCCCAGAACCTCTTCCTGCGCTGCCACGGGGACGACGAGGTGGTGTCGGTGAAGTGCTCCGGCAACACCGTGCGCGACAACACCGTCGCCGAGGGGAAGCGCGGCTCCATCGTGCTTCGGGCCGGGAACGACACCGAGGTCTCCGGCAACTTCCTCTCCGGCACGGCCGGCATCCGGGTCTGCGGCGACGACCACCGGGTCTTCAACAACCACGTGCGCGGTACGACCGGGCTGGTGCTGGACTCCGGGGACGCCACCCACCAGCCCGCGCGCCGGGCACTGGTGGTGCACAACACGGTCGTCATCGACAGCGACCGGCCCGCCCTCAACGTCCGCGCCGACGCCACGCCGCCGTCCGAGGTGACCGTGGCGGCGAACATCCTGGTCTCCCGGGGCAAGGCGGTGCGCACCCCGGGCCGCCCGAAGAACTTCACCTGGCGGGGCAACGTGGTCGCCAAGGACCGCGGCGAGCTGCCGGAGGGCGGCGGCGTGGTGGCCGACCCGCGGCTGAAGGCCGACGCGGCGGGGGTGTTCCGGCTCACCGCCGACTCGCTGAAGGTGGACGCGATCAAGTCGGCTCCCGGGCCGTACCCGGACGTGGTGACGGACATCAACGGCCGGAAGCGGCCGGCGGTCGGGCACGCGGGCGCCGAGCAGTTCGAGACGGCCCCGGAGCAGACCCGCACCCCGCTGACCCCGGAGGACGTCGGCCCGTCCGCGGGCTGA